In the genome of Acidimicrobiia bacterium, one region contains:
- a CDS encoding ABC transporter ATP-binding protein, translating to MTLAIATEGLSKAYGQTLALDRVDLAVPEGSVFGLIGPNGAGKTTLLSILAGLRRPTSGRFRLAVERRHLAVLVDTPMFEPWLTAAEVVDLARGLVAPDLPRQRVTDALEAAGLAAVADRRVGGFSRGMTQRLGIAAALVGDPKVLILDEPSSALDPAGRKDVLDLIGGLGGAITIVLSTHILSDVQQVCDTVGVIDRGVLRFQGDLERLLERTSGVLLVHVRPPVGEARRMLEAEPWVTSIVEPAPGRMRIAVSSPDAAERRIAGVLAEAGAAVVSIQPATDLETAFLELTS from the coding sequence ATGACCCTGGCCATCGCCACCGAAGGCCTGAGCAAGGCTTACGGGCAGACCCTGGCCCTCGACCGCGTCGACCTCGCCGTTCCCGAGGGAAGCGTGTTCGGCCTCATCGGTCCCAACGGAGCCGGCAAGACGACGCTCCTCTCGATCCTCGCCGGGCTGCGCAGGCCGACTTCGGGTCGGTTCCGCCTCGCGGTGGAGCGGCGGCACCTGGCGGTGCTGGTGGACACACCCATGTTCGAACCGTGGCTGACCGCCGCCGAGGTGGTGGATCTGGCTCGTGGCCTCGTGGCCCCGGATCTCCCCCGACAGCGGGTGACCGACGCCCTGGAGGCCGCCGGACTCGCCGCGGTTGCCGACCGGCGTGTCGGTGGGTTCTCCCGCGGAATGACCCAGCGCCTGGGGATCGCCGCCGCCCTGGTGGGCGACCCGAAGGTGCTGATACTCGACGAGCCGTCGTCGGCGCTCGACCCGGCGGGACGAAAGGATGTCCTCGACCTGATCGGCGGCCTCGGCGGAGCGATCACCATCGTGCTCTCCACCCACATCCTCTCCGACGTCCAGCAGGTCTGCGACACGGTCGGGGTGATCGACCGGGGGGTACTCCGCTTCCAGGGCGACCTCGAGAGACTGCTGGAACGCACGTCGGGCGTGCTCTTGGTGCATGTCAGGCCACCAGTAGGCGAAGCCCGCCGGATGCTCGAAGCCGAGCCGTGGGTGACCTCCATAGTCGAGCCCGCCCCGGGGAGGATGCGGATCGCGGTGTCCTCACCCGACGCCGCCGAGCGCCGCATCGCCGGAGTGCTGGCGGAGGCCGGTGCGGCCGTGGTCTCGATCCAGCCGGCCACCGACCTCGAGACCGCCTTCCTGGAGCTCACCTCATGA
- a CDS encoding RtcB family protein, with the protein MRWFTERLASWASTIDEATVAQAMETASLPFIAGHVALMPDAHLGKGATVGSVIPTIGAIVPAAVGVDIGCGMIAVETDLDRDDLPSDLEPLLRRIGDLIPAGVGRGQAAVRSGQEWFRSHPNLSVSTLGLERRAVEQFGSLGAGNHFVEVCRDPSGTVWTVLHSGSRGAGNRLAEHHIAIAKHLCRGVSLPNADLAHLEEGTEEFDRYLEDLHWAQDYAFANRARMMDLLLDGIGGVARRTPGEIRRINCHHNYTALERHFGRDVWITRKGAIRAGAGEMGVIAGSMGSPNYIVRGKGSPLSFESCAHGAGRRMSRSKARKTLTVESLDEAMKGTVWLEAHAATLVDESPEAYKDIDQAMLDQEDLVEVDTVLTQLVNYKGT; encoded by the coding sequence GTGCGCTGGTTCACCGAGAGGCTGGCGTCATGGGCCTCGACGATCGACGAGGCGACCGTGGCACAGGCCATGGAGACGGCCTCGCTCCCCTTCATCGCCGGCCACGTCGCCCTCATGCCCGATGCCCATCTCGGCAAGGGAGCCACCGTGGGCTCGGTGATCCCCACGATCGGGGCGATCGTTCCGGCCGCCGTGGGCGTGGACATCGGGTGCGGGATGATCGCCGTGGAGACCGACCTCGACCGCGACGATCTCCCCTCCGACCTGGAACCTCTGCTGCGACGGATCGGCGACCTGATCCCGGCGGGCGTGGGGCGAGGCCAGGCTGCAGTCCGGAGTGGCCAGGAGTGGTTCCGCTCCCACCCCAACCTCTCGGTGAGCACCCTCGGGTTGGAGCGACGCGCCGTCGAGCAGTTCGGCAGCCTCGGAGCCGGCAACCACTTCGTGGAGGTCTGCCGGGATCCATCGGGAACGGTGTGGACGGTGCTGCACTCCGGCAGCCGGGGGGCAGGCAACCGGCTCGCCGAGCACCACATCGCTATCGCCAAGCACCTGTGCCGAGGCGTCTCCCTCCCCAACGCCGACCTGGCCCACCTCGAGGAGGGGACCGAGGAGTTCGACCGCTACCTGGAGGATCTCCACTGGGCCCAGGACTACGCCTTCGCCAATCGGGCGCGGATGATGGACCTGCTCCTCGACGGCATCGGTGGGGTGGCGCGACGGACCCCGGGCGAGATCCGCAGGATCAACTGTCACCACAACTACACGGCCCTTGAGCGTCACTTCGGTCGAGACGTGTGGATCACCCGAAAAGGGGCGATCCGAGCCGGTGCCGGCGAGATGGGGGTGATTGCCGGATCGATGGGAAGCCCCAACTACATCGTGCGCGGCAAGGGGAGTCCGCTCAGCTTCGAGTCGTGCGCCCATGGCGCCGGGCGTCGGATGAGCCGCAGCAAGGCCCGCAAGACCCTCACCGTCGAGTCGCTCGACGAGGCCATGAAGGGCACCGTCTGGCTGGAGGCGCACGCCGCCACTCTGGTGGACGAGTCGCCCGAGGCCTACAAGGACATCGACCAGGCGATGCTCGACCAGGAGGATCTGGTGGAGGTGGACACGGTGCTCACCCAGTTGGTGAACTACAAGGGCACCTGA
- a CDS encoding ABC transporter ATP-binding protein translates to MSAAIEIHGLAKSYGRTRALDGLDLTVRTGEVHGFLGPNGSGKTTTIRILLGLIRADAGSARLLGGDPWRDVVALHRRLAYVPGDVSLWPSLSGGEVIDLLGRLRGGLDPRRRADFIERFDLDPTKKSRTYSKGNRQKVALVAALSSDVELLILDEPTSGLDPLMEATFREVIGSEARNGRTVLLASHVLAEVEAIADRVSIIRDGRNVESGTLVELRHLTRTSIDVTVSAPPEFLAGMEGVHDLVIDGRRARFEVDGDALGEVLSRLAPLGIVSLVSNPPTLQELFLRHYASPAESG, encoded by the coding sequence ATGAGCGCAGCCATCGAGATCCACGGGCTGGCCAAGAGCTACGGCCGGACTCGCGCCCTGGACGGCCTCGACCTGACGGTGCGCACCGGAGAGGTACACGGCTTTCTCGGCCCCAACGGGTCCGGAAAGACCACCACGATCCGGATCCTCCTCGGCCTGATCCGGGCCGATGCAGGATCTGCCCGCCTGCTGGGCGGCGACCCGTGGCGCGATGTGGTTGCCCTCCATCGGAGGCTCGCCTACGTCCCCGGTGACGTCAGTTTGTGGCCGTCCCTGTCCGGCGGCGAGGTGATCGACCTCCTCGGTCGCCTCCGCGGTGGCCTCGACCCACGCCGCAGGGCCGACTTCATCGAGCGCTTCGACCTCGATCCCACCAAGAAGTCACGCACCTACTCGAAGGGAAATCGTCAGAAGGTGGCCCTGGTGGCAGCGCTCTCGTCCGATGTGGAGCTGCTCATCCTCGACGAGCCCACCTCGGGACTCGACCCGCTGATGGAGGCCACCTTCCGGGAGGTGATCGGAAGCGAAGCCCGCAACGGCCGGACGGTGCTGCTCGCCAGCCACGTCCTGGCCGAGGTGGAGGCAATCGCCGACCGGGTGAGCATCATCCGGGATGGCCGCAACGTGGAGTCGGGCACCCTCGTCGAGCTCAGGCACCTGACCAGGACCTCGATCGACGTGACCGTCTCCGCTCCGCCTGAGTTCCTCGCCGGCATGGAGGGTGTGCACGACCTGGTGATCGACGGTCGTCGTGCCCGCTTCGAGGTGGACGGCGACGCCCTCGGCGAGGTGCTCTCCCGGCTGGCGCCGCTGGGGATCGTCTCGCTGGTGAGCAACCCTCCGACGTTGCAGGAGCTCTTCCTGCGCCACTACGCAAGTCCGGCGGAGAGCGGGTGA
- a CDS encoding DinB family protein — MQPDLLSRSFRRNERIVAMQAEGITHEEALTVVPYNVNCFNWVLGHLVAGRGRVLRVLGAEPVMTDADEERYQRESDPIRGDGPGVIRFERLLEMLAESSDRIEAALAAADADFLAEEIPSEEGKVLPRLSQLMFYLFHDTYHTGQTDLIRQLAGRSDKVI; from the coding sequence ATGCAGCCCGACCTCCTGTCGCGATCCTTCCGGCGCAACGAGCGGATCGTCGCCATGCAGGCCGAGGGCATCACGCACGAAGAGGCGTTGACGGTCGTGCCCTACAACGTCAACTGCTTCAACTGGGTGCTGGGGCATCTGGTGGCAGGGCGCGGCCGGGTGCTGCGTGTCCTTGGGGCGGAGCCGGTGATGACCGACGCCGACGAGGAGCGCTACCAACGGGAGTCGGACCCGATCCGGGGCGACGGCCCGGGAGTGATCCGCTTCGAGCGTCTGCTCGAGATGCTGGCGGAGTCCTCCGACCGGATCGAGGCGGCGCTGGCGGCGGCCGACGCCGACTTCCTGGCCGAGGAGATCCCATCCGAGGAGGGCAAGGTGCTGCCCCGGCTCAGCCAGTTGATGTTCTACCTGTTCCACGACACCTATCACACCGGGCAGACCGATCTCATCAGGCAGCTGGCAGGGCGGTCCGACAAGGTCATTTGA
- a CDS encoding PLD nuclease N-terminal domain-containing protein, with the protein MPGILYGLLATALLVIAITLFDLSRNRVRHLPKWAWAIIIVCSVPLGAIVYATVGRVSPHEFDPLRDA; encoded by the coding sequence ATGCCCGGCATCCTCTACGGCCTGCTTGCCACGGCGCTGCTGGTGATCGCCATCACCCTGTTCGATCTCAGCCGCAACCGGGTCCGCCACCTCCCCAAATGGGCCTGGGCGATCATCATCGTGTGCAGCGTTCCCCTGGGCGCCATCGTCTACGCCACGGTCGGGCGGGTGTCGCCTCACGAGTTCGATCCACTGCGGGACGCATGA
- a CDS encoding ABC transporter permease, with protein sequence MIGLTGLGTLVRLILRRDRWLLPIWILLPAVLVGATASALGDLYPTEEARRQFATMMSANPGITAFLGPLYGSSVGALTAWRTAMFGVVLGGLPALFSVIRHTRTEEEAGRRELIGSAVVGRHAPLTAALLVLSIQAMLMGGGVAMALVVVGEATAGAVATGSAWAGLALFCAGLGALIAQLVENPRTARGIGGAAIAAAYLIRIAGDLGGDDWSWLSWLTPVGWLHAVRPFAGEQWGVLALLGAGAVIFGFLGYFLSGRRDLDAGLIAPRLGPPLASRRLRSPLALAGRLHRMSIAGWTAGIAVYGLIVGGLGPSIVDVFDDNPQLREMFERLGGEGALIDIFLSAGLGMLGLLAASAAVQAALRLRSEEQSGHAEALLATSVDRSRFMASHAILVAAGPSFAMIVGGLVTGIAYGATTGDVPSQAGRLLAAAMAQIPAVLVLGGMTLALFGLVPRFAMGAWGLLTGFLVLGQLGAILGLPRWVMNLSPFAHVPAAPSVAVRMTPLLLLTAAAAALTVAGFRGFERRDLTGV encoded by the coding sequence GTGATCGGGCTCACCGGTCTCGGCACCCTGGTCCGCCTGATCCTGCGACGTGATCGCTGGCTGTTGCCGATATGGATCCTGCTCCCGGCCGTGCTGGTCGGAGCGACGGCATCCGCACTCGGCGACCTCTACCCGACCGAAGAGGCGCGCCGGCAGTTCGCCACCATGATGTCGGCCAACCCCGGCATCACGGCGTTCCTCGGCCCCTTGTACGGATCATCCGTCGGAGCGCTGACCGCCTGGCGAACCGCCATGTTCGGCGTCGTCCTCGGAGGCCTGCCGGCGCTGTTCTCCGTGATCCGCCACACCCGCACGGAGGAGGAAGCGGGCCGCCGAGAGCTGATCGGCTCCGCCGTCGTCGGCAGGCACGCCCCCCTAACGGCGGCGCTCCTGGTCTTGTCCATCCAGGCGATGCTGATGGGCGGGGGCGTGGCGATGGCACTTGTCGTCGTCGGTGAGGCGACCGCAGGTGCGGTCGCCACCGGATCGGCATGGGCCGGGCTGGCGCTCTTCTGTGCCGGCCTGGGGGCCCTGATCGCCCAACTCGTGGAGAACCCCCGAACGGCACGCGGCATCGGCGGCGCCGCCATCGCCGCCGCCTACCTGATACGGATCGCGGGCGACCTCGGGGGCGACGACTGGTCGTGGCTGTCCTGGCTGACACCCGTCGGGTGGCTGCACGCCGTCCGGCCCTTCGCCGGCGAGCAGTGGGGAGTGCTTGCCCTGCTCGGTGCCGGGGCGGTGATCTTCGGGTTCCTCGGCTACTTCTTGTCGGGGCGCCGCGACCTGGACGCCGGCCTGATCGCTCCCCGGCTGGGACCGCCCCTGGCGTCGAGGCGGCTGCGCAGCCCGCTGGCACTGGCGGGTCGGCTCCACCGGATGTCGATCGCCGGATGGACCGCCGGGATCGCCGTCTACGGATTGATCGTTGGCGGGCTCGGGCCGAGCATCGTCGACGTCTTCGACGACAACCCTCAGCTACGCGAGATGTTCGAACGCCTGGGGGGCGAGGGTGCACTCATCGACATCTTCCTCTCGGCCGGACTGGGGATGCTCGGGCTGTTGGCGGCCTCGGCGGCGGTGCAGGCGGCGCTCCGACTGCGATCCGAGGAGCAGAGCGGACATGCCGAGGCCCTGCTCGCCACCTCGGTCGACCGCTCCCGGTTCATGGCCTCGCACGCCATCCTGGTCGCAGCCGGACCGTCGTTCGCCATGATCGTCGGCGGCCTGGTCACGGGGATCGCCTACGGCGCCACCACCGGTGATGTCCCATCACAGGCCGGCCGCCTCCTCGCCGCCGCCATGGCACAGATTCCGGCGGTGCTGGTCCTGGGCGGGATGACGCTTGCCCTGTTCGGATTGGTCCCCCGGTTCGCGATGGGAGCCTGGGGACTGCTCACCGGGTTCCTCGTCCTCGGCCAGCTCGGGGCGATCCTCGGTCTTCCCCGATGGGTGATGAACCTGTCGCCGTTCGCCCACGTGCCGGCGGCTCCCAGTGTGGCGGTGAGGATGACCCCTCTCCTCCTGCTCACCGCCGCCGCAGCCGCCCTCACGGTCGCCGGATTCCGCGGCTTCGAACGGCGGGACCTGACCGGGGTCTGA